One genomic segment of Acidobacteriota bacterium includes these proteins:
- the frr gene encoding ribosome recycling factor gives MTPEELLVDTDSRMDATLEDARSKLGAIRTGRASLSLFDGLSVEYYGTPTPLNQVAKLSIPEPSMIVAQPFDPTLIPLIEKAILTSDLGLNPTNDGKMMRIPIPPLTEERRKQLVKKVRSMGEDAKQAIRQIRRDGNEEIKKMEKAKQISEDDARRHLQEIQQKTDDHTKAIDDLNAAKEKDLMEI, from the coding sequence ATGACCCCGGAAGAACTGTTAGTCGATACCGATTCCCGTATGGACGCCACCCTCGAGGATGCCCGCAGCAAGCTCGGCGCCATCCGTACCGGTCGCGCCTCGCTTTCCCTCTTCGATGGCCTGAGCGTCGAATACTACGGAACGCCGACACCGCTGAATCAGGTCGCGAAGCTGTCGATCCCCGAGCCCTCGATGATCGTCGCGCAGCCGTTTGACCCGACGTTGATTCCGCTGATCGAGAAGGCGATCCTGACGTCGGACCTCGGATTGAACCCGACCAACGACGGCAAGATGATGCGAATCCCGATTCCTCCGCTAACCGAGGAGCGACGCAAACAGCTGGTGAAGAAGGTCCGCTCGATGGGCGAAGATGCCAAGCAGGCGATCCGACAGATCCGCCGCGACGGCAACGAAGAGATCAAGAAGATGGAGAAGGCCAAGCAGATCTCCGAGGACGACGCCCGTCGTCATCTCCAGGAGATTCAGCAGAAGACCGACGATCACACCAAGGCGATCGACGATCTGAATGCGGCCAAGGAAAAGGACCTGATGGAGATCTGA